From the genome of Danio aesculapii chromosome 16, fDanAes4.1, whole genome shotgun sequence, one region includes:
- the mettl25b gene encoding LOW QUALITY PROTEIN: protein RRNAD1 (The sequence of the model RefSeq protein was modified relative to this genomic sequence to represent the inferred CDS: deleted 1 base in 1 codon), translating into MFVATFSEQEQRELAEKLTSLLSTYRHISDSYIIEFFSESLWETLPVSWQEALGDLTPPMIADLLLDNKIKDRRYSTVWPLSLLALRTAAHALTFPRAAPGGHQQNAGVAAAAEEFQSNHSQSSLLGHIFRKHVKPKKQHEIRRLGMLVKELCDQGNCNRVVDVGSGQGHLTRFLSFGLGLHVTGIEADPNLVSMATKFDRQLLQTLTKENQSLGKAHLLRSAPGPPPRHVVGWVNPKASWDVFIQQLGMTATESDSTGATTEKKQRVEDLHLEPHSCQTKAEDLQNTLHGQKTASQTNTSIFPSGTATEMLTCKTIPIPKRDPGSFVLTGLHACGDLSATLLRHFTNCPHVSIITSVACCYMKISTQEHPNPPGVFQPPFSSENTAADSCLEFSYPMSNWIRGLAGHQLSYKAREGACHAIEEYLQRLREENALLRTHCYRAILENIIRSHRPDIRRPGVQTVKKAHMLSFSEYARLALPRVGLPADLPFDSVCVDAMLAQQGKVVVYFSLVLLLAPVVETLVLLDRVIFLQERGFQSKLIPLFDAAFSPRNLVLVAVKSKEA; encoded by the exons ATGTTTGTGGCGACATTTTCCGAGCAAGAGCAGAGAGAACTAGCCGAGAAGCTCACATCCCTCCTATCAACCTACAGACACATATCAGACTCCTACATAATA GAGTTCTTCAGCGAGAGCTTGTGGGAGACTCTGCCGGTGAGCTGGCAGGAGGCCCTCGGTGATCTTACACCCCCGATGATCGCTGATCTGCTGCTGGATAACAAGATCAAGGACAGGCG CTACTCAACTGTGTGGCCTCTGTCTTTACTGGCACTGCGGACAGCAGCACACGCACTGACGTTTCCACGTGCAGCTCCAGGTGGGCACCAGCAGAATGCAGgtgtagcagcagcagcagaggaGTTTCAGTCCAACCACAGTCAGAGCTCTTTATTAGGACACATTTTCCGTAAACACGTCAAGCCAAAGAAGCAGCATGAAATCCGCCGACTGGGCATG CTCGTCAAGGAGTTGTGTGATCAGGGTAACTGTAACCGTGTGGTTGATGTTGGGTCTGGACag GGTCATTTGACTCGCTTTCTGTCTTTTGGACTCGGTCTGCATGTCACTGGAATCGAGGCTGATCCTAACCTTGTTTCCATGGCTACCAAATTTGATAGACAGCTGCTACAGACACTCACCAAGGAGAATCAAAGT TTAGGAAAAGCTCACCTTCTGCGTTCTGCACCTGGACCTCCTCCTCGTCACGTGGTGGGCTGGGTGAACCCAAAGGCTTCATGGGACGTCTTCATTCAGCAGCTCGGTATGACGGCAACTGAAAGTGACAGTACTGGAGcaaccactgaa aaaaaacagagagtgGAGGATCTGCATCTGGAACCGCATTCGTGCCAAACCAAAGCAGAGGACTTACAAAATACACTTCACGGTCAAAAAACTGCCTCTCAAACAAACACGTCCATTTTTCCATCTGGCACAGCAACCGAAATGCTTACCTGTAAAACCATACCCATTCCTAAACGGGATCCTGGTAGTTTTGTCCTAACAGGTCTTCATGCCTGCGGAGATCTTAGCGCCACACTTTTACGGCATTTCACCAACTGTCCTCATGTTAGCATCATCACATCTGTTGCTTGCTGTTATATGAAGATCTCCACTCAGGAACACCCAAACCCTCCCGGAGTTTTCCAGCCACCGTTTTCCTCTGAAAACACTGCAGCAGATTCTTGTTTGGAATTTAGTTATCCAATGAGCAACTGGATCCGTGGATTAGCGGGACACCAGCTGTCCTATAAGGCCAGAGAAGGAGCTTGTCATGCAATAGAGGAGTATCTCCAGCGGCTAAGAGAGGAGAACGCTTTATTGCGCACACACTGCTACAGAGCCATCCTAGAAAACATCATCAGATCCCACAGGCCTGATATCCGCAGACCAGGAGTTCAGACCGTGAAGAAAGCCCACATGCTGTCATTTTCAGA GTATGCTCGTCTGGCACTGCCACGGGTGGGTTTACCTGCTGATCTTCCATTTGATTCTGTCTGTGTGGATGCAATGCTTGCCCAGCAGGGTAAAGTGGTGGTGTATTTCAGCCTGGTTCTTCTGCTGGCACCGGTGGTGGAGACTCTAGTGTTACTGGACAGAGTAATTTTCCTGCAGGAAAGAG GTTTTCAGAGTAAACTCATCCCACTCTTTGATGCTGCTTTTTCTCCACGAAACTTGGTTCTGGTGGCCGTCAAGTCTAAAGAAGCTTGA
- the isg20l2 gene encoding interferon-stimulated 20 kDa exonuclease-like 2 isoform X1, with amino-acid sequence MSGMMFNRYSEPRQGGRSGKSKGKSKQERFLSRKRYLESEGLIIEKQNQKQPDKIQPKKTKKPRNVKFNVGERSKPRAVFPKFTSYLPNNTYEPSSSAQAYSRTSTYLFPSNGNISQRDLAQRMAVPRPPGPIKYLALDCEMVGTGPKGAQSELARCSIVSYDGDVVYDKYVKPINPVTDYRTRWSGIRRQDLLHATPFYHAQKEIVKIITGKVVVGHAIHNDFKALKYFHPACQTRDTSRIPLLNEKAGLPEKQCVSLKKLTKAILKRDIQTGYRGHSSVEDAKATMELYKVVERMWEQKLASLSLSAKAMDLAMKKTR; translated from the exons ATGTCGGGGATGATGTTCAACAGGTATTCTGAGCCTAGGCAGGGAGGTCGATCAGGCAAATCTAAAGGAAAATCCAAACAAGAACGTTTTCTTTCACGGAAGCGTTACCTGGAGAGCGAAGGCTTGATAATCGagaaacaaaatcaaaaacaacCTGATAAGATCCAACCGAAGAAGACAAAAAAGCCCAGAAATGTTAAGTTCAATGTAGGAGAGCGTTCAAAACCACGTGCTGTTTTTCCTAAATTTACCTCTTATCTGCCTAATAACACCTATGAGCCTTCTAGTTCTGCACAAGCGTATTCCCGGACATCCACATATTTATTTCCATCCAATGGCAACATATCTCAGAGGGATCTGGCACAAAGAATGGCAGTTCCTCGCCCCCCTGGACCTATAAAATACCTGGCGCTGGATTGTGAGATGGTGGGAACAGGGCCGAAGGGGGCTCAGAGTGAACTGGCCCGCTGCAGTATCGTCTCCTATGATGGTGATGTAGTTTATGATAAATATGTCAAACCCATCAATCCAGTGACGGACTATCGCACTCGCTGGAGTGGAATCAGGAGGCAGGATCTACTCCACGCCACCCCTTTTTATCATGCACAGAAAGAG ATTGTGAAGATAATAACAGGGAAGGTGGTTGTGGGGCATGCTATCCATAATGACTTCAAGGCCCTAAAATATTTCCACCCCGCTTGCCAAACACGGGACACTTCGAGGATTCCGCTGCTAAACGAGAAAGCTGGACTTCCTGAAAAACAATGTGTGTCTCTGAAGAAGCTCACCAAAGCTATCTTAAAGAGAGACATTCAG acagGGTATAGAGGCCACTCGTCAGTAGAAGATGCCAAAGCCACCATGGAACTGTACAAAGTGGTGGAGAGAATGTGGGAGCAGAAACTGGCATCTCTAAGTCTTTCGGCTAAAGCAATGGATCTAGCTATGAAAAAGACAAGATAA
- the s100a1 gene encoding protein S100-A1: MVSKLENAMEGLIKVFHTYSSKEGDKYKLSKSELKSLLQGELSDFLAASKDPMVVEKIMSDLDENRDGEVDFQEFVVLVAALTVACNEFFVESMKN, translated from the exons ATGGTTTCGAAACTGGAAAATGCAATGGAAGGCCTGATTAAAGTCTTCCACACGTACTCCTCCAAAGAGGGAGACAAGTACAAGCTAAGCAAATCTGAGCTTAAAAGCTTGCTTCAAGGGGAACTCAGTGACTTTTTAGCC GCGAGTAAAGACCCCATGGTGGTGGAGAAGATCATGTCTGATCTGGATGAGAACCGGGATGGAGAGGTGGACTTTCAGGAGTTTGTTGTACTGGTGGCTGCTCTCACTGTGGCATGCAATGAGTTCTTTGTAGAGAGCATGAAGAATTAA
- the isg20l2 gene encoding interferon-stimulated 20 kDa exonuclease-like 2 isoform X2, whose amino-acid sequence MSGMMFNRYSEPRQGGRSGKSKGKSKQERFLSRKRYLESEGLIIEKQNQKQPDKIQPKKTKKPRNVKFNVGERSKPRAVFPKFTSYLPNNTYEPSSSAQAYSRTSTYLFPSNGNISQRDLAQRMAVPRPPGPIKYLALDCEMVGTGPKGAQSELARCSIVSYDGDVVYDKYVKPINPVTDYRTRWSGIRRQDLLHATPFYHAQKEIVKIITGKVVVGHAIHNDFKALKYFHPACQTRDTSRIPLLNEKAGLPEKQCVSLKKLTKAILKRDIQGIEATRQ is encoded by the exons ATGTCGGGGATGATGTTCAACAGGTATTCTGAGCCTAGGCAGGGAGGTCGATCAGGCAAATCTAAAGGAAAATCCAAACAAGAACGTTTTCTTTCACGGAAGCGTTACCTGGAGAGCGAAGGCTTGATAATCGagaaacaaaatcaaaaacaacCTGATAAGATCCAACCGAAGAAGACAAAAAAGCCCAGAAATGTTAAGTTCAATGTAGGAGAGCGTTCAAAACCACGTGCTGTTTTTCCTAAATTTACCTCTTATCTGCCTAATAACACCTATGAGCCTTCTAGTTCTGCACAAGCGTATTCCCGGACATCCACATATTTATTTCCATCCAATGGCAACATATCTCAGAGGGATCTGGCACAAAGAATGGCAGTTCCTCGCCCCCCTGGACCTATAAAATACCTGGCGCTGGATTGTGAGATGGTGGGAACAGGGCCGAAGGGGGCTCAGAGTGAACTGGCCCGCTGCAGTATCGTCTCCTATGATGGTGATGTAGTTTATGATAAATATGTCAAACCCATCAATCCAGTGACGGACTATCGCACTCGCTGGAGTGGAATCAGGAGGCAGGATCTACTCCACGCCACCCCTTTTTATCATGCACAGAAAGAG ATTGTGAAGATAATAACAGGGAAGGTGGTTGTGGGGCATGCTATCCATAATGACTTCAAGGCCCTAAAATATTTCCACCCCGCTTGCCAAACACGGGACACTTCGAGGATTCCGCTGCTAAACGAGAAAGCTGGACTTCCTGAAAAACAATGTGTGTCTCTGAAGAAGCTCACCAAAGCTATCTTAAAGAGAGACATTCAG GGTATAGAGGCCACTCGTCAGTAG